One window from the genome of Bacillus mesophilus encodes:
- a CDS encoding sugar transferase — protein MSHSKGRFYRRFIKRPMDFILSLMAIVALSPVLLVVAILVRTKLGSPVLFKQQRPGINEEVFMMYKFRTMTDERDDNGDLLPDSIRLTKFGRFLRSTSLDELPELFNILKGDMSIIGPRPLLVQYLPLYNEHQKRRHKVRPGLSGLAQVSGRNAISWEDKFNLDVEYVDNVSFVGDWKIIFLTMKKVFVREGINSETAATMEHFKGTNKERMES, from the coding sequence ATGAGTCATTCAAAAGGTAGATTTTATAGAAGGTTTATAAAAAGACCGATGGATTTCATATTGTCATTGATGGCTATTGTAGCACTAAGTCCTGTTCTTTTAGTAGTAGCTATCTTAGTAAGAACTAAACTAGGGAGTCCGGTATTGTTTAAGCAGCAACGTCCGGGTATTAATGAAGAGGTCTTTATGATGTATAAGTTTAGAACAATGACAGATGAAAGAGATGATAATGGTGATTTATTACCGGACAGTATAAGGTTGACGAAGTTTGGTAGGTTCCTACGTTCAACATCACTCGATGAACTACCGGAGCTCTTCAATATATTAAAAGGTGATATGTCTATTATTGGCCCTAGACCATTGTTAGTACAATACCTTCCCCTTTACAATGAGCATCAAAAACGCCGACACAAAGTTAGACCTGGTTTATCAGGATTAGCTCAAGTTAGTGGTAGGAATGCAATCAGTTGGGAAGATAAATTTAATCTAGATGTGGAATATGTAGATAATGTCAGTTTTGTAGGAGATTGGAAGATTATTTTTCTAACGATGAAAAAGGTATTTGTTAGGGAAGGTATCAACTCAGAAACTGCAGCGACGATGGAACATTTTAAGGGAACTAACAAGGAACGAATGGAATCATGA